The Bacillaceae bacterium IKA-2 DNA window TTAAAATTAATGGATATTTTGGAATATCAGAACAGGGAATTTTAAACATTTATGAAGGTAAACCTTCTGAAGAAAAAGTTATTCAATCTTTTTTCCAAATTAATACCAAAAAACTTAAAAGTCACCAGTACCAGGAGTTAGAAAAAGGTATTCCAGTTTTATCGTGGGATAGGTATCAAAAAGTAATAAAAAAATATAAAAAACTTGCTGGGCAAGAAATATAATTCTCTAAAAAAGTCTAGAGCCTTGAATGGTTTTAGGCTTTTAGTCTATCTTCCTGTTCTTTTTATGGTAAAATTAAAAACGAAATAGACGTTCTCATATAAAGGGAGAGAAACCAATGATTGAATTTTTAAAAGGAAAACTAAGCTACATTGATACACAATATATAGTGATAGAAACAAATGGGGTTGGCTACCAAATTTTTTGTGCGAATCCGTTTATTTATCATGTAGATTTAAAAACAGATATTATTGTTTATACATATCAATATGTTCGCGAAGATGCGATTAAGCTTTTTGGATTTCGTTCACGAGATGAACGAGCTTTATTTGAAAAGTTGTTAAATGTCTCGGGAATTGGTCCGAAAGGTGCCTTAGCAATTTTAGCATCAGGAGCACCTCAGCAAGTAGTGGAAGCGATCGAGGCGGAAAATGAACAATTTTTAATGAAGTTCCCTGGTGTAGGGAAAAAAACTGCAAGACAGATGATTTTAGATTTAAAAGGAAAGCTTGTCGATTTTATGCCAAGTTTAGTGGACTCAGTTTACGAGTTAAAAGCGATGGGGAGAACGAGTGTCTATCCTAGGGAATTGGAAGATGCTATCGAAGCTTTACAAGCACTTGGGTACGTCGAAAAAGAAATTAAGAAGGTTGCGCCTAAACTTGCTCAAGAAACGTTGTCTACAGATCAATACATAAAAAAAGCATTGCAACTTCTGTTGAAATTATAGAAATTTCTTGAAAGGAGGGTGATGAATGGAAGAGAGAATGGTTTCTGCACAGGTACAGCAAGAAGAGGAAACAATTGAAAATCAACTTCGCCCTCAATTGCTTTCTGAATATATTGGGCAGGAAAAAGTAAAAAGCAATTTAAAAGTGTTTATTGAAGCTGCAAAGTTAAGAAATGAAACTTTAGATCATGTGCTTTTATACGGACCACCCGGGCTAGGAAAAACAACATTAGCGACGATTATTGCTCATGAGATGAATGTACAAATCCGAACGACTTCAGGACCTGCAATCGAGCGTCCAGGTGATTTAGCGGCTATTTTAACTTCATTAGAGCCTGGAGATGTTTTGTTTATTGATGAGATGCACCGCTTAAATCGAGTTGTAGAAGAAGTTCTTTATCCAGCAATGGAAGACTTTTGTTTAGATATTGTTATTGGAAAAGGTCCAACAGCTAGATCAGTTCGCTTAGACTTGCCACCTTTTACTTTAGTTGGAGCAACGACAAGAGCAGGTATGTTATCATCGCCTTTACGGGACCGTTTTGGTGTTTTGGCTAGATTAGAGTACTATACAAATGGAGAGCTTAAAAAGATTGTTTCGCGAACGGCTGGGATCTACAAAGTAATTGTTGAAGATGATGCGGCTGACGAACTTTCCAGGCGTTCAAGAGGAACGCCCCGAATTGCCAATCGCTTACTCCGAAGAGTTAGGGATTTTGCTCAAGTACAGGGATCTGGTCAGATTACACTCGAAGTAGCGATAGATGCACTTGAAAAACTTCAAGTAGACCGGCTAGGTCTCGATCATATTGATCACAAGCTTTTAAAAGCAATTATTGAGAAATATCGAGGTGGACCTGTTGGACTTGATACAATTGCAGCAACGATTGGTGAGGAATCACATACAATTGAAGATGTTTATGAACCATATTTATTACAAATCGGGTTTTTACAAAGGACACCTAGGGGTAGAATGGTAACAAATCAAGTCTACGAACATTTTCAATTGGAGATTCCTAAATGATACCAAATAGCTGCTTTAAATCGATAACTCGATTCGATTAATTTTCTAGATTTATAAAAAAGAAAAGGGTGAAGATATAAAAATGAACGTAAAAGATTTTGATTTTGATTTACCTGTAGAACTGATTGCCCAAACACCACTTAAAGATCGAACTTCATCTAAATTGCTAGTTCTAGATCGAGAAACGGGAGAAATCAGTCACCGAAAATTTCTTGATATTATTAATTATCTTAATGAGGGAGATTGTCTCGTCCTTAACGATACTCGTGTTTTACCTGCTCGTCTTTACGGGACCAAAATAGAAACAGGGGCAAAGATTGAACTGCTACTACTTAAGCAAATTGAAAATGATCAGTGGGAAACATTAGTAAAGCCTGCTAAGCGGGTTCGAGCGGGATCAATCATTTCTTTTGGGGACGGTCGTCTTAAAGGGGTTTGCAAAAAAGAATTGGAACATGGTGGCAGAATTATTGAATTTCAATATGAAGGAATTTTTCATGAAATATTAGATTCTTTAGGTGAGATGCCATTACCACCATATATAACAGAGCAGCTAGAGGATCAAGACCGCTATCAAACCGTATTTGCAAAACACCGCGGCTCAGCAGCTGCACCAACTGCTGGTCTTCATTTTACTGAACAGTTATTAGAGAAAATAGCTGCTAAAGGGGTTCATATCGAATATATTACCTTGCATGTTGGTCTAGGAACTTTTCGTCCTGTCAGTGTTGAATCAATCGCTGATCATGACATGCACGCCGAGTTTTATCAGATGACTTCTGATACTGCTTTAACATTAAATAAAGTTCGAAGCAATTGCAAAAAAATTATCACTGTAGGAACAACTTCAACGAGAACTTTAGAAACAATTGCACACGCTAATGATGGAGTCTTTAAAGAAAGTTCTGGATGGACGAGCATATTTATTTATCCTGGCTTTAAATTTAAAGGAATTGACGGATTGATTACTAATTTTCATTTACCTAAATCGACGTTAATTATGTTAGTAAGTGCGCTTGCAGGTCGAAAGCAAACAATGGCTGCCTATGAAGAAGCAATAAAAGAGCAGTATCGTTTTTTCTCATTTGGCGATGCAATGATGATAGTAGAGGGGAGCAATCAATAAATGGAAGCAATTCGCTATGAACATATAAAAACGTGTCGTCAATCAGGAGCACGTTTAGGTAAGGTTCATACACCTCATGGAACATTTGAAACACCAATTTTCATGCCTGTGGGAACGTTAGCAACAGTAAAAACAATGAGTCCAGAGGAATTGAAAGAAATTGGTTCACAAATTATTTTAAGTAATACGTATCACCTCTGGCTTAGACCTGGTCAAGATATTATCCAAGAAGCAGGTGGTTTGCATAAATTTATGAATTGGGATCGCCCGATTTTAACTGATTCAGGTGGTTTTCAAGTTTTTAGTTTAAGTGATCTCCGTAAAATTGAAGAGGAAGGCGTTCATTTTAGAAATCATTTAAGCGGAGCAAAATTATTTTTAAGTCCAGAGGGAGCGATGGAGATCCAAAATGCTTTAGGATCTGATATTATGATGGCCTTTGATGAATGTCCACCTTTTCCCGCTACTTATGAATATATGTTAAAATCAGTTGAGCGAACGAGTCGTTGGGCTGAGCGGTGTTTAGAAGGGCATAAACGCCCAAAAGAACAAGGATTATTTGGTATCGTTCAAGGTGGCGAATATGAAGATTTACGAAAAAAAAGTGCTGAAGATTTAGTTTCTTTGGATTTTCCCGGTTATGCAATCGGAGGATTATCAGTAGGAGAACCGAAAGACATTATGAAGCGTGTCCTAGAATTTACAGTACCTCATTTACCAACAGATAAGCCACGGTATTTGATGGGAGTTGGTTCGCCTGATTCACTTATTGATGGGGCGATTCGAGGAATTGATATGTTTGATTGTGTTTTACCGACAAGAATTGCTCGAAATGGGACTTGTATGACAAGCTCTGGTAGACTAGTTGTAAGAAATGCAAAATACGCTCGTGATTTCAGTCCTTTAGATGAAAATTGTGATTGTCATGTTTGTAAAAATTATACAAGAGCATATATTCGTCATCTCGTAAAGTGTGACGAAACTTTCGGATTTCGATTAACCTCTTACCATAATCTTTATTTTTTGTTAAAATTAATGGAGCAAGTAAGAGATGCAATTCGCCAAGATTGTCTTTTAGATTTTCGTGAAGAGTTTTTTGAAAATTATGGCTTTAATAAACCTAATGCAAAAAACTTTTAAAAACAAAGAAAATAAGAGATAATGGAAAGTAGCATTGATTTTTTTGGAAAGGGGTGAAAAACAAAATGGATATGTTTATGACGATTTTACCTTTATTATTTATGTTCGCGATCTTTTATTTTCTTTTAATTCGTCCGCAACAAAAGCGACAAAAGAAAGTTAAAGAAATGATTGAATCAATTCAAAAGGGCGACAAGGTCATTACGATTGGTGGCTTACATGGCACAATTGACGCACTTGACGAAGACAAAGTTATTTTATTAGTTAGTGATAACAAGAAACTAACATTTGATCGTAATGCTGTACGCGAAGTTGTAAACCCAAACTAAAGGTGTACATAGTCAATAGAAAAAGGGTCTTTCCAAATGGAGAGGCCCTTTTTCTTGTGTGTGGACTGCCTAGCTACTTTTCAGGATCGGGCTTTTTTCTTACACCATTCGGCTGTTCCTTACTACGTTTACGCCCAAAATACCTCCAATAATTGCAGCTAGTATAAAGCCTCCGTGGAATAAGTATTGTTGCGTTGAAAAAATTGCGTTATAACCTAAATACTGGACTAAAAATATGAGTAGTGAGTATAGAAGTCCTGTACCTGCGCCAACAAGCCAGCCTTTTTGTTTCGATTTACCTCCAGAAACAAAGCCGCCCACCATAAGAGCGCCAAAAGTAAATACGATGATGATCCAAGAAAATGATGATTCAGTCAATGATGTAAATCTTAAAAGTAGTGAAAAAATAAAACTTACTGAAAGAATAATAACTAATATTGTGATCAGCCCATAAATCATTGATGTGAGTATGCCTCGATTTTCCAAGTCTCGTGTTCCTCCTCTCAAAAATTCCTATTTTTACGTCTGGAGGATTCTCAAAAAGGCCGATTTAACCTTTTTGAGAAACCTCCTCCCTAATAAAGCTTATTCACCCTTGTACTAAAAAAGAATTGATTGTTAATTATTTCATAGAGAAGAATATGAATATTGGAAACGAAAAATTCTAATTAAGACAAACCTTTCATACTATGTACTAATGGACAGACTATGAAAGGGGACCCGAGATGGAGTTAATCTTTGCCTTTATCATTTTCATCATCAGCTACGCTTTAATCATTTCCGAAAAACTTAATCGAGCTTTAATAGCATGTATTGGCGGGGTTCTTATGCTGTTTTTTGGTGTTTTAGACTTAGAAACTGCATTTGTTCATCATATCGATTGGCACACAATCACGTTGTTACTTTGTATGATGATTTTAGTATCTATTACGAGTCAAAGTGGCTTTTTTGAGTATTTTGCGATTATACTAGCAAAAAAAGTAAATGGTAAACCAATTCCCTTGCTTGTAGTCATAGCACTAATAACAGGAATCGGTTCAGCTTTTTTAAACAATGTCACAACTGTCTTACTAATTGTACCGATTGTTTTAACGCTAACAAAAGTTTTAAATATTTCAGCGATCCCATATTTACTAGTTACAATTTTAGCTTCTAATATAGGGGGAACAGCAACATTAATAGGTGATCCTCCTAACCTAATGATAGGTCAGGCAGTAGAGCATCTAAATTTTAACGCGTTTTTAGTTAATCTCGGCCCAGTAGTGGTGATTATCTTTACAGTAGTTATCATCGGAATGGCTCGCTTTTATGGCAAAAAACTTTTCGTAACAGAAGAAAATCGCTTGAAATTAATGAATATAAACGCAAGGGATTACTTGAAAAATAAACCATTGCTACTGAAGTCATTGACGGTACTTGTGAT harbors:
- the ruvA gene encoding Holliday junction branch migration protein RuvA, which codes for MIEFLKGKLSYIDTQYIVIETNGVGYQIFCANPFIYHVDLKTDIIVYTYQYVREDAIKLFGFRSRDERALFEKLLNVSGIGPKGALAILASGAPQQVVEAIEAENEQFLMKFPGVGKKTARQMILDLKGKLVDFMPSLVDSVYELKAMGRTSVYPRELEDAIEALQALGYVEKEIKKVAPKLAQETLSTDQYIKKALQLLLKL
- the ruvB gene encoding Holliday junction branch migration DNA helicase RuvB; amino-acid sequence: MEERMVSAQVQQEEETIENQLRPQLLSEYIGQEKVKSNLKVFIEAAKLRNETLDHVLLYGPPGLGKTTLATIIAHEMNVQIRTTSGPAIERPGDLAAILTSLEPGDVLFIDEMHRLNRVVEEVLYPAMEDFCLDIVIGKGPTARSVRLDLPPFTLVGATTRAGMLSSPLRDRFGVLARLEYYTNGELKKIVSRTAGIYKVIVEDDAADELSRRSRGTPRIANRLLRRVRDFAQVQGSGQITLEVAIDALEKLQVDRLGLDHIDHKLLKAIIEKYRGGPVGLDTIAATIGEESHTIEDVYEPYLLQIGFLQRTPRGRMVTNQVYEHFQLEIPK
- the queA gene encoding tRNA preQ1(34) S-adenosylmethionine ribosyltransferase-isomerase QueA, encoding MNVKDFDFDLPVELIAQTPLKDRTSSKLLVLDRETGEISHRKFLDIINYLNEGDCLVLNDTRVLPARLYGTKIETGAKIELLLLKQIENDQWETLVKPAKRVRAGSIISFGDGRLKGVCKKELEHGGRIIEFQYEGIFHEILDSLGEMPLPPYITEQLEDQDRYQTVFAKHRGSAAAPTAGLHFTEQLLEKIAAKGVHIEYITLHVGLGTFRPVSVESIADHDMHAEFYQMTSDTALTLNKVRSNCKKIITVGTTSTRTLETIAHANDGVFKESSGWTSIFIYPGFKFKGIDGLITNFHLPKSTLIMLVSALAGRKQTMAAYEEAIKEQYRFFSFGDAMMIVEGSNQ
- the tgt gene encoding tRNA guanosine(34) transglycosylase Tgt, translated to MEAIRYEHIKTCRQSGARLGKVHTPHGTFETPIFMPVGTLATVKTMSPEELKEIGSQIILSNTYHLWLRPGQDIIQEAGGLHKFMNWDRPILTDSGGFQVFSLSDLRKIEEEGVHFRNHLSGAKLFLSPEGAMEIQNALGSDIMMAFDECPPFPATYEYMLKSVERTSRWAERCLEGHKRPKEQGLFGIVQGGEYEDLRKKSAEDLVSLDFPGYAIGGLSVGEPKDIMKRVLEFTVPHLPTDKPRYLMGVGSPDSLIDGAIRGIDMFDCVLPTRIARNGTCMTSSGRLVVRNAKYARDFSPLDENCDCHVCKNYTRAYIRHLVKCDETFGFRLTSYHNLYFLLKLMEQVRDAIRQDCLLDFREEFFENYGFNKPNAKNF
- the yajC gene encoding preprotein translocase subunit YajC, which gives rise to MDMFMTILPLLFMFAIFYFLLIRPQQKRQKKVKEMIESIQKGDKVITIGGLHGTIDALDEDKVILLVSDNKKLTFDRNAVREVVNPN
- a CDS encoding TIGR04086 family membrane protein, with product MENRGILTSMIYGLITILVIILSVSFIFSLLLRFTSLTESSFSWIIIVFTFGALMVGGFVSGGKSKQKGWLVGAGTGLLYSLLIFLVQYLGYNAIFSTQQYLFHGGFILAAIIGGILGVNVVRNSRMV
- a CDS encoding ArsB/NhaD family transporter, encoding MELIFAFIIFIISYALIISEKLNRALIACIGGVLMLFFGVLDLETAFVHHIDWHTITLLLCMMILVSITSQSGFFEYFAIILAKKVNGKPIPLLVVIALITGIGSAFLNNVTTVLLIVPIVLTLTKVLNISAIPYLLVTILASNIGGTATLIGDPPNLMIGQAVEHLNFNAFLVNLGPVVVIIFTVVIIGMARFYGKKLFVTEENRLKLMNINARDYLKNKPLLLKSLTVLVMTTAGFIIQPMLKVELTSVAMAGALLLLLLTHEDQQVEEVFKSVEWVTLFFFIGLFMLVGGLKEVGIIDEIAKSIIYYTEGDLPKTALLILWVSGILSGFVDNIPFVAAMIPVILEFEHYGMTNLDPLWWALALGACLGGNATLIGATSNVIVAGLAAKANQEFSYLEFLKIGAPVALVSFIISSIYIYFRYLIYFGA